One Gossypium hirsutum isolate 1008001.06 chromosome A11, Gossypium_hirsutum_v2.1, whole genome shotgun sequence genomic window carries:
- the LOC107886197 gene encoding scopoletin 8-hydroxylase, translated as MGPSFDDGTSLYNFVVRDGNGVKGMVDSGLTTVPAAYTQPPRERIDKESARKHEQPPIDLSRLDGPEHDEVAVEIVRAAETLGFFQVINHGVPVDLLESLKDTAHKFFGLPPEQKAVYRSEVSPTPLVKYGTSFVPEKEKALEWKDYISLQYVNDAEALQHWPIEIRIEKYLHGFCFLGMLHLRTSIMMVRKLLEVLMLNLGMKLVDPKIDALIDKKMVNMNFYPTCLNPELTVGVGRHSDMGTLTVLLQDRIGGLYVKIEEDMKYGKKGEWVEIPPTSGALVINVGDMLQVLSNKRYKSAEHRVRTTNIASRVSIPIFTIPKLTEKIAPLPHLVEKDRIAHYREFTFVDYMKNFFGNAHEGKKSLDFAKNVDSS; from the exons ATGGGTCCAAGCTTCGACGACGGCACCTCACTCTACAACTTCGTCGTCCGCGACGGAAATGGCGTCAAAGGAATGGTGGATTCCGGCTTAACGACGGTGCCGGCGGCTTACACGCAACCGCCGAGAGAGCGGATCGATAAGGAAAGCGCGCGAAAACACGAGCAACCGCCGATCGATCTGTCGAGACTAGATGGACCTGAACACGATGAAGTCGCCGTCGAGATCGTTAGAGCTGCCGAGACTCTCGGCTTCTTCCAAGTAATCAACCATGGTGTCCCGGTTGATCTGCTGGAATCGCTGAAAGACACTGCGCATAAGTTCTTCGGCCTGCCGCCGGAACAGAAGGCCGTTTATCGGTCGGAAGTTAGTCCGACACCGCTGGTGAAGTATGGAACGAGCTTCGTGCCTGAGAAAGAGAAAGCTTTGGAGTGGAAAGATTACATCAGTTTGCAGTACGTTAATGATGCAGAAGCTCTTCAACATTGGCCCATTGAGATAAG AATTGAGAAATACTTACATGGTTTTTGTTTTCTAGGGATGTTGCACTTGAGGACATCAATCATGATGGTGAGAAAATTGCTTGAAGTTTTGATGTTAAATCTTGGGATGAAATTGGTAGATCCAAAAATTGATGCACTCATTGATAAGAAGATGGTTAATATGAATTTTTATCCAACATGTCTTAATCCGGAACTTACGGTAGGAGTAGGGCGTCATTCTGATATGGGTACTCTTACAGTTTTATTACAAGACAGAATTGGTGGTTTATATGTGAAAATCGAAGAAGATATGAAATATGGAAAGAAGGGAGAATGGGTAGAGATACCTCCTACTTCCGGTGCCTTGGTCATCAATGTTGGAGATATGTTACAA GTATTAAGTAATAAAAGGTATAAAAGTGCAGAACATAGAGTTCGTACTACAAACATAGCATCAAGGGTGTCAATACCAATCTTTACGATTCCAAAATTAACGGAAAAGATTGCACCATTACCTCACCTTGTAGAAAAAGACAGAATTGCTCATTATAGAGAATTTACGTTTGTTGATTACATGAAAAACTTTTTCGGAAATGCTCATGAAGGCAAAAAATCTCTTGATTTTGCAAAAAATGTCGATTCTTCTTGA